One window of Candidatus Eisenbacteria bacterium genomic DNA carries:
- a CDS encoding PorV/PorQ family protein: MGGPIAMRPMLIPSHGRRVRSMRAFFATLAFPLALLGIAGSAGAGGLDRLGTAGAQELRIPVGAAAIALSGSSTALGNGIANLYYNPASLAATDNAEAMIAYSSYLGDTKVNYGAVSTKLGAAGNVAFSLKVLNLGDLIVTTEDAPDGTGEILNPTYSVFGLSYGRRMTDRVLLGFTASYINEKIAQTTATGFAADFGVQYDPGWRGLRFGFAMKNVGPSMSFGGPDFEQRITLPGDDPSAQPHVVRLEPTEFELPSYLQIGVSYEVGIAEKQHATLYGTFQGNNFSTDEYRVGAEYMLGEHIALRGGYVGQAALKEVDRQADYLYSYSYGAGVNFKMGDRPLTFDWAGTHVGQFFDDNQQVSLSISF; encoded by the coding sequence ATGGGGGGCCCGATCGCGATGAGACCTATGTTGATTCCTTCCCACGGACGGAGGGTTCGGAGCATGAGGGCCTTCTTTGCAACGCTCGCTTTTCCCCTTGCGCTGCTTGGAATCGCGGGAAGCGCCGGGGCGGGGGGCCTCGACCGGCTCGGAACGGCCGGAGCGCAGGAGCTGCGCATCCCGGTAGGAGCGGCTGCGATCGCCCTCAGCGGGTCGTCGACGGCGCTCGGCAACGGAATCGCCAATCTTTACTACAACCCGGCGTCGCTTGCCGCGACCGACAACGCCGAGGCGATGATCGCCTACAGCAGCTACCTCGGCGATACCAAGGTGAACTATGGAGCCGTCTCCACGAAACTGGGGGCCGCCGGGAACGTGGCGTTCTCGCTCAAGGTGCTGAACCTCGGGGACCTCATCGTGACCACGGAGGACGCCCCGGATGGGACCGGAGAGATTCTCAATCCGACCTATTCCGTGTTCGGACTGTCCTACGGCCGCCGGATGACCGACAGGGTGCTGCTCGGGTTTACGGCGAGCTACATCAATGAAAAGATCGCGCAGACCACGGCGACCGGCTTCGCCGCGGATTTCGGAGTGCAATACGACCCGGGCTGGCGCGGGCTCAGGTTCGGGTTCGCGATGAAGAACGTCGGGCCCAGCATGAGTTTCGGCGGGCCCGACTTCGAGCAGCGGATCACCCTTCCCGGCGATGATCCATCCGCTCAACCTCACGTCGTGAGACTCGAGCCGACGGAGTTCGAGCTGCCGTCCTATCTGCAGATCGGGGTCTCCTACGAGGTGGGCATCGCGGAAAAGCAGCATGCGACGCTTTACGGGACGTTCCAGGGGAACAACTTCTCGACCGACGAGTATCGCGTCGGCGCGGAGTACATGCTCGGGGAGCACATCGCCCTGAGGGGAGGGTACGTCGGCCAGGCGGCGCTCAAGGAGGTGGACCGGCAGGCGGATTACCTCTACAGCTATAGCTACGGCGCAGGTGTCAATTTCAAGATGGGCGACCGTCCCTTGACTTTCGACTGGGCGGGCACCCACGTGGGCCAATTCTTCGACGACAATCAGCAGGTCTCGCTCAGCATCTCGTTTTGA
- a CDS encoding TonB-dependent receptor, translating into MCDVEVGSGTGDPIVARDGETLEMAIRWIIKGGRIMFRPRFKVVLGAAILLACAIFVFGTAWAGTTGQLSGVVRDAKTGEPVALASVSIPELKRGAVTDAQGNYVILNIPAGRYLVRVSLLGYVSQARENIEMIPDFNTRLDFSIESTVLTNVPEVVIKAERPLIQKDLTGSAKFLSGEDLKYQPLRGYQDAVAQQSGVVNFKLNIDNESQNNNTLIIRGGRPNEVAYYVDGFSQQDPLTGVSTTAINGDAIEEIVVQTGGFNAEYGRINSGAVNIVTKEGGEKYFGSAEGVLGDWFKKSRGYKNFSASLGGPLAPSMKQVTFYAAGERKDVEDRRPSIITDEVGDPSQAGLFTNGVLPSDGSETWSGVGKLSWKPSPLKTLKLGGTYNQDKWQQFQNPYRFNLDHAPRFHDKNYSVYGTWNQSLNTRSYFEVKGNYFLTDRIRGDGVYFDDLKKYAFPQGAGDPTYDPNEALFFYGSQDPQGAHVWDDFLHRNSSYYGVAADYANQVSKVLQIKMGGDYQRHTLRYYDHYFPTQLYEDSAGVLLPKNTLDADRYGYDPFGEKIDGGLDGPKHPKVASLYAQGKYEQLGLVVNAGLRFDYLTPSTQSLRSESNPLQSDVNDSTNLPTKLDPQDLQESKVYRRLSPRLGVGFPVTDRTLIHVNYGKFFQQPNLQDLYVSYAFLEHKIKTGGYFVGFGNPNLKPEQTTAYEIGLTHTPTERSRIEVAAYYKDVKDLVEITNIPSTPNAFSSYQNRDFATIKGLDLAYTLRRVGYVSMTASYSLSWATGTGSVSQTQRNIAWTADETPKLASPLAFDQRHKFSWNFDYRLGKGEGPALGGTRLLENAGVNVLLNAGSGYPYTPTRIYNEVTLANVAAQPIGPINSRYGPWTVSVDLKANKGFSLGAQTLDVYVWVLNAFNRDNVRTVYTGTGSAETTNFLNTEEGQNTYSTAEAQRRYILAERSPTLHENGRLVRFGAKISF; encoded by the coding sequence ATGTGCGACGTGGAGGTCGGATCCGGTACGGGAGATCCGATCGTTGCCAGGGATGGAGAGACCCTCGAAATGGCGATACGGTGGATCATCAAAGGGGGGCGAATCATGTTTCGACCTCGTTTCAAGGTAGTCCTCGGCGCGGCCATACTTTTGGCCTGCGCCATTTTTGTGTTCGGCACCGCGTGGGCCGGGACGACGGGGCAGCTGTCCGGCGTCGTTCGTGACGCGAAAACCGGGGAGCCGGTCGCGCTGGCCAGCGTCTCGATCCCGGAGCTGAAGCGCGGCGCCGTGACGGACGCCCAGGGGAACTACGTCATCCTGAATATTCCCGCGGGGCGGTACTTGGTTCGGGTCTCGCTCCTGGGTTACGTCTCCCAGGCACGGGAAAACATCGAGATGATCCCGGACTTCAATACCAGGCTCGACTTCTCGATTGAATCCACGGTCCTGACGAACGTGCCCGAGGTGGTCATCAAGGCCGAGCGTCCCCTGATCCAGAAGGACCTGACCGGCTCGGCGAAGTTTCTCTCCGGAGAGGACCTCAAGTACCAGCCGCTGCGCGGTTACCAGGATGCCGTAGCGCAGCAATCGGGCGTCGTCAACTTCAAGCTGAACATCGACAACGAGTCGCAGAACAACAACACGCTGATCATTCGGGGCGGCCGCCCCAACGAGGTGGCCTACTACGTGGACGGCTTCTCGCAGCAGGATCCGCTCACGGGGGTCTCGACGACGGCGATCAACGGGGACGCGATCGAGGAGATCGTGGTCCAGACCGGCGGATTCAACGCCGAATACGGGCGCATCAACTCGGGCGCGGTCAACATCGTCACGAAGGAAGGCGGAGAGAAGTACTTCGGGTCCGCGGAGGGAGTTCTCGGCGATTGGTTCAAGAAGAGCCGCGGCTACAAGAATTTCAGCGCGTCCCTGGGCGGGCCCTTGGCTCCCAGCATGAAACAGGTCACCTTCTACGCGGCCGGCGAGCGGAAGGATGTCGAGGACCGCAGACCGAGCATCATCACGGATGAAGTGGGGGATCCGTCGCAAGCCGGGCTGTTCACGAACGGGGTCCTGCCCTCGGACGGCAGCGAAACCTGGTCGGGGGTCGGCAAGCTCTCTTGGAAGCCCAGCCCGCTGAAGACGCTCAAGCTCGGCGGTACCTACAACCAGGACAAGTGGCAGCAGTTTCAAAACCCGTATCGGTTCAACCTCGATCACGCTCCGCGTTTCCACGACAAGAACTATTCCGTGTACGGGACGTGGAACCAGAGCTTGAACACCCGCTCCTACTTCGAGGTGAAGGGCAACTACTTCCTCACCGACCGGATCCGGGGGGACGGAGTTTACTTCGACGACCTCAAGAAGTACGCGTTTCCGCAGGGGGCGGGCGATCCGACGTACGATCCTAACGAGGCGCTCTTCTTCTACGGATCCCAGGATCCGCAGGGCGCCCACGTGTGGGACGACTTCCTCCACCGGAACTCCTCCTACTACGGCGTGGCCGCCGATTACGCGAACCAGGTTTCGAAGGTGCTCCAGATCAAGATGGGCGGCGATTACCAGCGGCACACGCTCCGCTATTACGACCACTACTTCCCGACGCAGCTCTACGAAGACAGCGCCGGCGTGCTCCTTCCCAAGAACACGCTCGATGCGGATCGGTACGGATACGACCCCTTCGGAGAGAAAATCGACGGCGGACTGGACGGTCCCAAGCATCCCAAGGTGGCATCGCTCTATGCCCAGGGGAAGTACGAGCAACTTGGCCTCGTCGTGAACGCCGGGCTCAGGTTCGACTACCTGACCCCGTCCACGCAGTCGCTGCGGAGCGAGTCGAACCCACTCCAGTCGGACGTGAACGATTCGACCAACCTTCCGACGAAGCTCGACCCCCAAGATCTACAAGAGTCGAAGGTCTACCGGAGGCTCAGCCCACGCCTTGGAGTCGGATTCCCGGTGACCGACCGGACGCTGATCCATGTGAACTATGGAAAGTTCTTCCAGCAGCCCAATCTTCAAGATCTCTACGTGAGCTACGCCTTCCTGGAGCACAAGATCAAGACGGGCGGGTACTTCGTCGGTTTCGGAAATCCGAACCTCAAGCCCGAGCAGACCACGGCCTATGAGATCGGGCTCACACACACTCCAACCGAGCGCTCGAGAATCGAGGTGGCGGCCTACTACAAGGACGTGAAGGACCTCGTCGAGATCACGAATATTCCTTCGACACCGAACGCCTTCTCTTCCTACCAGAACCGCGACTTCGCGACGATCAAGGGGCTCGATCTCGCCTACACGCTGAGGCGCGTGGGCTATGTCTCCATGACGGCGTCCTACAGCTTGTCTTGGGCAACGGGGACAGGCTCGGTCTCGCAGACCCAGCGGAACATCGCATGGACGGCGGATGAAACACCGAAGCTCGCGTCGCCGCTCGCCTTCGATCAGCGGCACAAATTCTCGTGGAACTTCGACTACCGGCTCGGCAAGGGCGAAGGGCCGGCTCTTGGCGGCACGCGGCTCCTCGAGAACGCGGGGGTCAACGTGCTCCTGAACGCCGGGAGCGGGTACCCCTACACGCCGACCCGGATCTACAACGAGGTGACGCTTGCCAACGTGGCGGCGCAGCCGATCGGGCCGATCAACTCCCGGTACGGTCCCTGGACCGTCTCGGTCGACCTCAAGGCGAACAAAGGGTTCAGCCTCGGCGCCCAGACGCTCGACGTGTACGTTTGGGTGCTCAACGCCTTCAACCGCGACAATGTCCGCACCGTCTACACCGGAACGGGGAGCGCGGAGACCACGAATTTCCTGAACACGGAAGAGGGCCAGAACACCTACAGCACGGCCGAGGCCCAACGGCGCTACATCCTGGCGGAACGCAGTCCCACCTTGCACGAGAACGGCCGGTTGGTGCGCTTCGGCGCGAAAATCAGTTTCTAG
- a CDS encoding GWxTD domain-containing protein codes for MNVPPGPGSKDRKNSTIRRDKSFDVDQSRATMGFASAQSLDVLRYIATQQESDEMGRLKGEEERKAFWDSFWRKRDPTPETPENEARDEFYQRVQYANQHFSTGSPGWKTDMGRIYVSYGPPDEVVRNPFNFDRPPEEIWYYYRERKTFVFVDRDGFGRYELVSTPSSP; via the coding sequence ATGAACGTGCCGCCCGGGCCCGGCTCGAAGGACAGAAAGAACTCCACGATCCGCCGGGACAAGAGCTTCGATGTGGACCAATCGCGCGCGACGATGGGATTTGCCTCCGCGCAATCGTTGGACGTCTTGCGTTACATCGCGACCCAGCAGGAAAGCGACGAGATGGGGAGGCTCAAGGGGGAGGAAGAGAGGAAGGCATTCTGGGATTCGTTCTGGAGGAAGCGCGACCCCACCCCCGAGACACCCGAAAACGAGGCGCGGGACGAGTTCTATCAACGGGTGCAGTACGCGAACCAGCACTTCTCCACCGGAAGCCCCGGCTGGAAGACCGACATGGGACGTATCTACGTTAGCTATGGGCCGCCCGACGAGGTCGTCCGCAACCCGTTCAACTTCGATCGCCCCCCCGAGGAGATTTGGTACTACTACCGCGAACGAAAGACGTTTGTGTTTGTGGATCGTGATGGATTCGGACGATACGAGCTCGTCTCCACCCCCAGCAGTCCCTAG
- a CDS encoding inorganic phosphate transporter produces MTISVLVIIALALLFDFLNGFHDAANSIATVVSTRVLTPGIAVVWAAAFNFIAVFVLGVAVAATVGKGIVTPEAINNHVIVSALTGAILWNLLTWWLGLPTSSSHALVGGLVGAALCNAGARAIVMSGVEKTVLFIVISPMAGLLLGYANMLAVSWIFHRTAPSRVDRLFRRLQIVSAALYSLGHGANDAQKTMGIITVLLLTTHRIDHFYVPAWVVFACGSAMAFGTLLGGWRIVHTLGARVTTLRPVGGFCAETAGAISLFTATHLGIPVSTTHTITGAIVGVGATRRPSAVRWGVAGRIVWAWVLTIPAAAAVAAVTFRLTALVAP; encoded by the coding sequence ATGACGATTTCCGTTCTCGTCATCATCGCGCTCGCTCTCCTGTTCGACTTTCTGAACGGCTTCCACGACGCCGCCAATTCGATCGCCACCGTCGTCTCGACCCGCGTCCTGACCCCCGGGATCGCCGTGGTCTGGGCCGCGGCATTCAACTTCATCGCCGTCTTTGTCCTGGGGGTCGCGGTCGCCGCCACGGTCGGGAAGGGTATCGTCACACCCGAGGCGATCAACAACCACGTCATCGTATCCGCCTTGACCGGAGCCATACTCTGGAATCTCCTCACCTGGTGGCTCGGGCTCCCGACTTCTTCGTCGCACGCGCTCGTGGGCGGGCTCGTGGGCGCCGCGCTCTGCAATGCCGGCGCCCGAGCCATCGTGATGAGCGGCGTCGAAAAAACCGTCCTGTTCATCGTGATCTCTCCGATGGCGGGGCTTCTCCTGGGCTACGCGAACATGCTCGCCGTCTCTTGGATTTTCCACAGGACGGCGCCGAGCCGGGTCGACCGGCTGTTCCGCAGGCTTCAGATCGTTTCCGCGGCGCTCTACTCCCTGGGGCATGGAGCCAATGACGCGCAAAAAACGATGGGGATCATCACCGTCCTGCTCTTGACGACCCACCGGATCGACCACTTCTACGTGCCGGCGTGGGTCGTCTTCGCCTGTGGGTCCGCGATGGCGTTCGGGACCCTCTTGGGCGGATGGCGAATCGTGCATACGCTCGGCGCCCGCGTGACCACCCTTCGACCCGTCGGGGGATTTTGCGCCGAAACCGCAGGGGCGATCAGTCTCTTCACCGCGACCCACCTGGGCATCCCGGTGTCGACGACGCACACAATCACGGGCGCGATCGTCGGCGTGGGCGCCACGCGGAGGCCTTCGGCGGTCCGTTGGGGGGTCGCGGGACGGATTGTGTGGGCGTGGGTGCTCACGATTCCCGCGGCCGCCGCGGTGGCCGCCGTGACCTTCCGTCTCACGGCGCTCGTCGCTCCGTAA
- a CDS encoding DUF47 domain-containing protein — MLRFLPIQTRFFDLFEAQANKVLEAAQALKELVEHYENVDEKARRIKQLESDGDNITHSIIDKLNRTFITPFDREDIHALASGMDDVLDNIEGVSSRLALFHVRSVTPEAIELVSVVERSCAAIQTAMTHLRDLKSIPPYLIRINDLENEADFISRNTTAQLFEQASDFRELIKWKELYGRLEATTDDCEDVANILEGIVVKNN, encoded by the coding sequence ATGCTTCGCTTCCTGCCGATCCAGACCCGCTTCTTTGACCTTTTTGAGGCCCAGGCGAACAAGGTTCTGGAGGCCGCCCAGGCGCTCAAGGAGTTGGTCGAGCATTACGAGAACGTCGACGAGAAGGCCCGCCGCATCAAGCAGCTCGAGAGCGACGGCGACAACATCACCCACTCGATCATCGACAAGCTGAACCGGACGTTCATCACGCCTTTCGACCGGGAGGATATCCACGCGCTTGCCTCCGGGATGGACGACGTGCTGGACAACATCGAAGGGGTCTCCAGCAGACTGGCGCTATTCCACGTCCGCTCGGTCACACCGGAGGCGATCGAGCTGGTCTCGGTCGTGGAGCGCTCCTGCGCCGCCATCCAGACGGCGATGACCCATCTGCGCGACCTGAAGAGCATTCCCCCCTATCTGATCAGGATCAACGACCTCGAGAACGAAGCCGATTTCATCTCCAGGAATACGACCGCGCAGCTCTTTGAACAGGCGAGCGATTTCCGCGAACTGATCAAGTGGAAGGAGCTGTATGGACGCCTTGAAGCTACGACCGATGACTGCGAGGACGTGGCGAATATCCTGGAGGGGATCGTCGTCAAGAACAACTGA
- a CDS encoding DedA family protein — MLETLLKPVTSFVLSVISNWGYAGIVFCMTIESACIPLPSEIIMPFSGYLATTGRFTIWAVALAGAVGNVLGSWIGYGLGSVGGRPLAERLSRWRIIRVEEYDRADRWLKRHGFQVAFWTRLVPIVRTFVSFPAGAARVPIARFTLYTFLGSYIWSFALAWVGAALGEHWESIREIGRGFDIAVLIALVALFLLWLRSHFKPAPR, encoded by the coding sequence TTGCTCGAGACCCTCCTCAAGCCGGTCACTTCGTTCGTTCTCTCCGTGATCTCGAATTGGGGATACGCCGGAATCGTCTTCTGCATGACCATCGAGAGCGCCTGCATTCCTCTCCCCAGCGAGATCATCATGCCGTTCTCGGGTTATCTCGCGACGACCGGGCGGTTCACGATCTGGGCCGTGGCGCTCGCGGGCGCCGTCGGAAACGTCCTCGGCTCCTGGATCGGGTATGGGCTCGGATCGGTGGGAGGGAGGCCCCTCGCGGAGCGCCTCTCCCGATGGCGCATCATCCGCGTGGAAGAATACGACCGTGCCGATCGCTGGCTCAAACGCCACGGCTTCCAGGTGGCCTTCTGGACCCGTCTCGTTCCGATCGTGCGGACCTTCGTCAGCTTCCCGGCGGGCGCGGCGCGCGTCCCGATCGCGCGCTTCACGCTGTACACGTTTCTCGGTTCCTACATCTGGTCCTTCGCGCTCGCGTGGGTCGGAGCGGCCCTGGGCGAGCACTGGGAATCGATCCGCGAGATTGGGCGCGGGTTCGACATCGCGGTCCTCATCGCGCTCGTGGCTCTGTTCCTCCTCTGGCTCCGCTCGCACTTCAAGCCTGCCCCGCGTTGA